Proteins from one Homalodisca vitripennis isolate AUS2020 chromosome 3, UT_GWSS_2.1, whole genome shotgun sequence genomic window:
- the LOC124358119 gene encoding uncharacterized protein LOC124358119 — protein MSNLIEALTTENSQLKKKVKELETRLEDIEQYSRSNCIEIQGIPLEPAENVLNIVKDVGRALDFDISDTMVDACHRLGVQKTGDKPPGIIVKFVRRMDKESFIQRRRVKTTLSTRHIGRKDDCPIYVNESLSPARRRLHALARKFQREKNYKFLWVRNGKIFMRKEDKAPVKVISSEEDLQRYL, from the coding sequence ATGAGTAATCTCATAGAGGCCCTCACAACTGAAAatagccaattaaaaaaaaaagtaaaggaGTTGGAAACTCGTCTTGAAGACATTGAGCAATACTCAAGAAGCAATTGCATTGAGATTCAAGGAATTCCTCTGGAGCCTGCagaaaatgtgttaaacattGTTAAAGACGTCGGAAGGGCCTTGGACTTTGATATCTCTGACACTATGGTTGACGCCTGTCACAGGTTGGGTGTACAGAAAACTGGAGACAAGCCACCAGGGATAATAGTGAAATTTGTGCGTCGCATGGACAAAGAGAGTTTTATTCAGCGGAGGCGTGTGAAGACGACCCTGTCGACCCGTCACATTGGCAGGAAGGACGATTGCCCGATCTATGTCAATGAGTCGCTGTCACCAGCTCGGAGGAGGTTACATGCATTGGCGAGGAAGTTTCAGCGTGAGAAGAACTACAAATTCCTCTGGGTCCGAAACGGGAAAATCTTCATGAGAAAAGAAGATAAAGCGCCAGTCAAGGTCATCTCGAGTGAGGAGGACTTACAACGGTATCTGTAA